The sequence ATCAACAATTTTAGTGGAGTCCATTAGTTGTTAATGGAAACCTTTTGTATTAAGATAATCTTTGTCGTTCATAGATTATTCTAGAACTTGAAGTTCGTCAAATCCAAATTTTAGTGAATTAGAAACTGATTCAGTGCTTGCAATTTGAAATAAGAAAGTTGGCTTTGGTAAAATCCTAGTCGGTGATGGAGATTATGGTATTCTGATAATTTTACATGCTAGCAATTCATCAAAATCTGTTCGTACATACAATTCTCTGAAATATTTATCCATTTTGGTTTGGAGAGGTTATTCCCTGTGCTCGCAGTATGAGGCTAAGATCTATTAAATCTGTGTCTGACATCTTTAGGGGGAGGTGAGGGTGGAAATAAACATATATCTTTGAATTATGAATAGGTGTCAAAGAAGTTCCAACTGTCCAATGTGCTGGCAACCCTTCAGTCTGAAAGATTCCTCAAAGTTTGTCTCTGAGCTGCATCCTCAGTTTTAAGTTGTTCCTTTTATTGAACTATTTACTTGCTCATATTTatccaatattttattttgttgtttgGCAGCCAAGAATTGCTTGAAGCAGTGGAACGGGAGAGAAATTTAAGGTTTACTTCATCAAGGAGAAATGCAACCATATTTCATCATCCCACCCTAGGGGATTTTGAAATGCAGCATGAGTGTTGGCCAGCTAAACTATTCATTTTTATCATATAGCTTATCCACACTTATATTTTCTGTTTGTATTTAATGACTTCTCTTTAAGCAGTTGCAAATGGGAGTTGATGATCCAGAACTTGAGGATCGCATCATCCAACATTTGGCCGCGGCGGCTGCAATGGGGAGGACTCACTTCATTGCTCGGAGGGAGGACTCAAGGAGTCGTTCGTCTGCCTATGTTCATCCACAGTTTGTAGTGCTATCATCTCATCCTAATGCATCTTCTACTGGTCAGGTTTCAGCTTCCCTTGCTTCCGTTGGAACAGAAACCAATTTGACTGCAGCAACTGAAACAAACACTTCTGTTCCACGAACATCTATTCGGAATGAAGGACCACCATATTCGTCTTCTCTTCAAAGCGATCGAGTTTTGGCTTCAGGATCTGGATCTCCGGCGATTCCTAATACATGCCAAGGAATGTCTAGTGATAATAGGTGGTGTTACTTTctagcattttaaaattatcttagGTAGTATCTTGTATCTACTTAATTAGTATTTGCATGAAAGTTGTAAAATATTCAGTAGTTTGAATTTCCACGATCCATTTTTAGGAGCTCTGTAAGTCGGTCTTTGTTGCCAAATCAAGACAGAGCAGGACCCTCAGAGTTGCAG comes from Primulina huaijiensis isolate GDHJ02 chromosome 17, ASM1229523v2, whole genome shotgun sequence and encodes:
- the LOC140963614 gene encoding E3 ubiquitin-protein ligase RHF2A-like, producing the protein MEVFGLDEVKNGGSHMASAAAFVEGGIQEACDDACSICLEAFCDSEPSSVTSCKHEFHLQCILEWCQRSSNCPMCWQPFSLKDSSNQELLEAVERERNLRFTSSRRNATIFHHPTLGDFEMQHLQMGVDDPELEDRIIQHLAAAAAMGRTHFIARREDSRSRSSAYVHPQFVVLSSHPNASSTGQVSASLASVGTETNLTAATETNTSVPRTSIRNEGPPYSSSLQSDRVLASGSGSPAIPNTCQGMSSDNRSSVSRSLLPNQDRAGPSELQFSSDSWKSRLNAVSMRYKESITKSTKGWKEKLFSRSGSMAEIGNEVRREVSAGVATMSHLMERLETRESNRSGHVPLADDVVDSSGTGLRNPENRDTLNETSSIGINSSSCVTSLI